A single region of the Gracilibacillus caseinilyticus genome encodes:
- a CDS encoding DUF4340 domain-containing protein, protein MKKKQSWWLLFLIIAVGIIIALGVLSDEPAEEANSSTNEVSLLENTDQIEHIKVFADQNVEVEKNNEDWQLVNNEQPVDTEKMNSFVSAMKDMKGEETDVKKRNVNLGFPRVTVAFTDASGEKQQISIGQLDKESNRYYVAQSEQDKIYLVDSSVIQTIPLKNQDLLQTGLLSISADALTELKIDNGTEEIVLSNEPVFSEEESLAHISGWYMHKPYQGVYSVAYSKMEEMLLGLEQIQQTGTASADEDHGLDNAAFTITFSAEEKSETLLVGNPAAENQYYVKLKGEETIYTVPTDVLDPYSYKAFDMIDHFVDIVALEVLSELKITTSAQSYNFTFDHEENDSEIKTTVHHQEETVNTEDFRAIYQSLAGLRFDEPVEDVSNEEAELTIEYTIQSQQSKITHQVSFIPLSDETYAVKTNDNPAEFSIKKEKVTKVLDQLKEIYG, encoded by the coding sequence ATGAAGAAAAAACAATCATGGTGGCTATTATTTCTGATTATTGCGGTCGGGATCATCATTGCATTAGGAGTCTTATCGGATGAGCCAGCAGAAGAAGCAAATTCATCGACGAACGAAGTATCATTACTCGAGAATACAGATCAAATCGAACATATTAAGGTCTTCGCCGATCAAAATGTAGAAGTGGAAAAGAACAACGAGGATTGGCAACTAGTTAACAATGAACAACCGGTCGATACAGAAAAAATGAATAGTTTCGTTTCCGCAATGAAAGACATGAAAGGCGAGGAAACAGACGTAAAAAAAAGAAATGTTAATTTAGGTTTTCCGCGGGTAACTGTTGCTTTTACGGATGCAAGTGGAGAGAAACAGCAAATATCTATTGGGCAGTTGGACAAAGAAAGTAATCGCTATTATGTAGCACAAAGTGAACAAGACAAGATTTACCTGGTCGATAGCAGTGTTATCCAGACAATCCCATTAAAAAATCAAGATTTACTGCAGACCGGATTATTGTCCATAAGTGCAGACGCATTAACAGAGTTGAAGATTGATAATGGCACAGAAGAGATCGTGCTAAGTAATGAACCTGTCTTTTCTGAAGAAGAATCACTTGCACATATTAGTGGCTGGTATATGCATAAGCCTTATCAAGGAGTGTACAGTGTCGCATATTCAAAAATGGAAGAGATGCTTTTAGGTTTGGAACAGATTCAACAGACTGGTACAGCGTCGGCTGATGAAGATCATGGACTAGATAATGCAGCGTTCACCATTACTTTTTCTGCAGAGGAAAAAAGCGAAACATTATTGGTTGGAAACCCTGCAGCAGAAAATCAATACTATGTAAAATTGAAAGGTGAAGAAACTATTTATACCGTGCCTACTGATGTTCTGGACCCGTACAGCTACAAGGCATTTGACATGATCGATCACTTTGTGGACATCGTTGCATTAGAGGTACTGAGCGAACTGAAAATAACAACATCTGCTCAATCCTATAATTTTACTTTTGATCATGAAGAAAATGATAGTGAAATAAAGACAACCGTTCATCATCAGGAAGAAACAGTAAACACCGAAGATTTCAGAGCAATCTATCAATCGTTAGCAGGGCTGCGATTTGATGAGCCTGTCGAAGATGTTTCAAATGAAGAGGCAGAACTAACAATAGAATATACGATACAATCACAACAAAGCAAAATCACCCACCAAGTGTCTTTCATCCCGCTGTCTGATGAAACCTATGCGGTGAAGACGAACGATAATCCAGCAGAATTCAGTATCAAGAAAGAGAAAGTAACCAAAGTGCTGGATCAATTAAAGGAAATATATGGATAA
- a CDS encoding response regulator transcription factor, with translation MLQVLLVDDEPLIRDGLASIIDWNSYGYQVIDTADSGRTGLEKIRDWKPDVVFVDIRMPGISGIEMVQQAKEEGFTCKFVVLSGYSNFSYAQQAIRLGMESYLLKPIDEEELIPLLERMRIKLNQEKVLEKQLRHFGSISESSKWKQFLFENNRNEDWLQHFRGYTFYLASMTALSDTSSEQIASKLRDGIEGVYHYLWKHDTLFLLFRNLPLAEVKQLIHDVTGLTEDRLLQFQLIEDKNDIDSLPSAVKDLHCLQQFTFAYGDLLILTENDLKAEEGDPFEFSKWLEQVCLMVEFDQVDKLDSHLTQLQNYYQMKKYAKDRIIAELIDKMKSIYQLLSKSNHSLTVWTNEELVDRFTSTYTLADIIEEIKKQLLDLAHQINGFVSDHETIIDKMKHYVDYFYAKELNVKVMADLFNYNPSYLGKKFKAETGSYFHQYLDAVRITKAKELLVDGSDKVYQVSEKVGYTNQDYFYRKFKYHVGISPKEFQKQSRSTESIKGE, from the coding sequence ATGCTGCAAGTATTATTAGTCGATGATGAGCCATTGATTCGTGATGGATTAGCATCGATTATTGATTGGAACAGTTATGGGTATCAAGTGATAGATACTGCTGACAGTGGCAGGACAGGCTTAGAGAAAATCAGGGACTGGAAACCAGATGTTGTCTTTGTCGATATTCGTATGCCAGGAATTAGCGGGATTGAAATGGTACAGCAAGCTAAAGAAGAAGGATTTACTTGTAAGTTCGTTGTACTATCAGGCTATTCTAATTTTTCCTATGCACAGCAGGCGATTAGACTCGGAATGGAATCCTATTTATTGAAACCGATTGATGAAGAAGAGTTGATTCCATTACTAGAGAGGATGCGAATTAAACTAAACCAAGAAAAAGTTTTAGAGAAGCAGCTTCGTCATTTTGGCAGTATTTCCGAATCTAGCAAATGGAAGCAGTTCTTGTTTGAGAATAATAGAAATGAAGACTGGCTCCAGCATTTTCGTGGTTATACATTTTATTTAGCGAGTATGACAGCCCTTAGCGATACTTCCAGTGAACAGATTGCTTCGAAGCTTCGCGATGGCATAGAGGGAGTGTATCATTATCTATGGAAGCATGACACGTTATTCCTCCTGTTTCGAAATCTGCCATTAGCCGAAGTCAAGCAATTAATTCACGATGTAACTGGACTAACAGAAGACAGGTTACTTCAATTTCAATTAATAGAGGATAAAAACGATATTGACAGTCTGCCCTCTGCTGTGAAGGATTTGCACTGTCTACAGCAATTCACCTTTGCTTATGGTGACCTGCTCATTTTGACAGAAAATGATTTGAAAGCAGAGGAAGGAGACCCGTTTGAATTCTCTAAATGGTTGGAACAAGTTTGTCTGATGGTTGAATTTGATCAAGTAGATAAATTAGATAGCCATCTAACACAGCTTCAAAACTATTATCAAATGAAAAAATATGCAAAAGACAGAATAATAGCGGAGTTGATTGATAAGATGAAGAGTATTTACCAGCTGTTAAGCAAGTCTAATCACTCATTGACAGTGTGGACGAACGAGGAGCTGGTGGATCGCTTTACTTCCACATATACACTAGCTGACATCATAGAGGAAATAAAAAAGCAGCTGTTGGATCTGGCTCACCAAATCAATGGTTTTGTCAGTGACCATGAAACGATCATTGATAAAATGAAGCATTATGTCGATTATTTTTATGCGAAAGAATTAAACGTCAAAGTAATGGCGGATCTATTTAATTATAACCCGAGCTATTTAGGAAAAAAGTTCAAAGCGGAAACAGGGAGTTATTTTCATCAATACTTGGATGCAGTACGGATCACGAAAGCGAAAGAGTTATTAGTAGACGGCAGCGATAAGGTGTATCAAGTATCGGAAAAAGTCGGTTATACCAATCAGGATTATTTCTATCGGAAATTTAAATACCATGTTGGTATCAGTCCGAAAGAATTTCAAAAACAATCGCGTTCAACAGAAAGTATTAAAGGGGAATAA
- a CDS encoding glycosyl hydrolase family 95 catalytic domain-containing protein, which produces MRKVSTHVPTRGVWTDSPAMKWEDALVSGNGSHGVMVMGDPVSDTIIGNHCRLYLPQGNRFDVPEMAAYLTEFRQIIEREGYDKALSFYYQKAKEQGYPGLLMSDPSHPGFHLHVETDHHSYYDYQRSIDYETGELMVSYQVNGQTFIRKTFVSQQTNQIIHCLSPGQYRISLQDYQQPLMKQTSMIHHHTMHTHFDYVHSDGGYDVLIDVKASNLQPLDDETGFHLQSDQPILITMEIRPYQQATDRSIIKAKTGKQLSYQRLFERHEKIHRDLFDRVRLELATDDQRKQPIWSLVDQAKQADQMTPVLLEKMYDAGRYMFICSAGELTPNLQGIWTGTFEPAWSGDFTFDTNVQLSIAGALSSDLAEGLNGYFRLIKELLPGFHENAQKYYGARGVLATAHSSNSGKHMHWNEDWPLVLWTCGAGWLAHWYYQYYRFTGDTIFLQHESVPFLEEIVQFYRDFLMEDADGTYRFTPSYSAENGTGDNATQDIAVAKEVLTNLIDAYQILGYSNEKINSFQMMFDKLPNYQINEEGALKEWLTPDKGENYNHRHFSHLYPVFQSREFNSETDPVMWQASRIAFDKRLEAWLLNEDGDTSSTHGRMHSALCATQFHMPALIDDIFRLLIANNCFFSSLMMSHYNEQNIFNVDGNGAMPQVVHEMLVDYSNNRLTLLGAIPSSIPSGTIRGVRLPHQVTVHQFTWDLEANKLELEIESQIDQELSLYLPLFKGSEQHLQHLQLVRNQKQSLHIELAK; this is translated from the coding sequence ATGAGAAAAGTGTCAACACACGTACCTACTAGAGGTGTCTGGACGGACAGTCCGGCGATGAAATGGGAGGATGCATTAGTGAGTGGAAATGGCTCCCATGGTGTAATGGTGATGGGGGATCCTGTTTCAGATACGATTATTGGCAATCACTGTCGTCTTTATTTGCCACAAGGGAATCGTTTTGACGTACCAGAAATGGCTGCTTACTTAACGGAGTTTCGCCAGATCATAGAACGTGAAGGCTATGATAAAGCACTTTCGTTTTATTATCAAAAAGCAAAAGAGCAGGGATATCCGGGACTGTTAATGAGCGATCCATCTCATCCCGGCTTTCATTTACATGTGGAAACTGATCATCATTCATACTATGATTATCAGCGTAGTATCGATTATGAAACAGGAGAATTAATGGTATCTTATCAAGTTAATGGTCAAACTTTTATTAGAAAAACGTTCGTGTCTCAGCAAACCAATCAAATTATTCATTGCTTAAGTCCAGGTCAATACAGGATCAGCTTACAAGATTATCAGCAACCATTAATGAAACAAACGAGTATGATTCATCATCATACCATGCATACTCATTTTGATTATGTGCATAGTGATGGTGGCTATGATGTTCTGATTGATGTGAAGGCAAGTAACCTGCAACCTCTCGACGACGAAACAGGTTTTCACTTGCAAAGTGACCAGCCGATTTTAATTACAATGGAGATCAGACCTTATCAGCAAGCTACGGATCGAAGCATTATAAAGGCTAAAACAGGAAAACAGCTTAGCTATCAACGTCTGTTCGAGAGACATGAAAAGATTCATCGTGACTTGTTTGATCGCGTTCGGTTAGAGCTTGCAACAGATGATCAGCGTAAGCAGCCGATTTGGTCCTTAGTTGATCAGGCAAAGCAAGCTGATCAGATGACGCCTGTTTTATTAGAAAAAATGTATGATGCCGGCCGCTATATGTTTATCTGCAGTGCTGGTGAACTGACGCCAAATTTGCAAGGAATATGGACCGGAACATTTGAGCCGGCATGGAGTGGCGATTTCACCTTTGATACCAATGTCCAGCTCTCCATTGCTGGCGCTCTTTCGAGTGATTTAGCAGAAGGACTTAACGGTTATTTCCGATTAATAAAAGAATTGCTACCAGGCTTTCACGAAAATGCCCAAAAATATTATGGTGCGCGTGGTGTTCTGGCAACGGCTCACTCTAGTAACAGTGGCAAACATATGCACTGGAACGAAGATTGGCCGTTGGTACTGTGGACGTGCGGCGCTGGCTGGTTAGCTCACTGGTATTATCAATATTATCGTTTTACAGGTGATACGATCTTTTTACAACATGAGTCGGTTCCGTTCCTTGAAGAAATCGTTCAATTTTATCGAGATTTTCTTATGGAAGATGCGGATGGTACTTACCGTTTTACACCATCTTATTCCGCGGAGAATGGTACGGGTGATAATGCGACCCAAGACATTGCTGTTGCTAAAGAGGTGCTGACGAACTTAATCGATGCATATCAAATTCTTGGGTATTCAAATGAAAAAATAAACAGCTTCCAAATGATGTTCGACAAGTTACCAAACTATCAAATAAATGAAGAAGGAGCGCTGAAAGAATGGTTAACCCCGGATAAAGGGGAGAACTATAACCATCGTCATTTCTCTCATTTATATCCGGTCTTCCAAAGCAGAGAATTCAATAGTGAAACAGATCCTGTCATGTGGCAGGCATCGCGAATTGCCTTTGATAAACGTTTGGAAGCGTGGTTATTGAATGAAGATGGCGATACGTCATCGACACATGGCAGAATGCACTCGGCTCTTTGTGCAACACAGTTTCACATGCCGGCACTGATTGATGATATTTTTCGTTTGTTAATTGCGAATAATTGCTTCTTCTCTTCATTAATGATGTCACATTATAATGAGCAGAATATTTTTAATGTGGATGGCAATGGTGCAATGCCGCAAGTTGTACACGAAATGCTCGTAGATTATAGTAATAACAGATTAACCTTGTTAGGGGCAATACCGTCATCCATACCAAGCGGAACCATACGAGGAGTACGGCTGCCGCATCAAGTAACGGTTCATCAGTTCACCTGGGACCTAGAAGCCAATAAATTGGAATTGGAAATCGAAAGTCAAATAGATCAGGAGCTGAGTCTTTATTTACCATTATTCAAAGGCTCAGAACAGCATTTGCAGCACTTGCAATTAGTTAGAAATCAAAAACAATCATTGCATATAGAACTAGCTAAATAA
- a CDS encoding glycoside hydrolase family 1 protein codes for MYHGQLDPFPRNFLWGAASAAYQIEGGWDAEGKGPSIWDQFTKIPGKTFEGTNGDVAVDHYHRYKEDVALMAEMGLKAYRFSVAWSRILPEGAGEVNEAGLQFYENLIDELRAHQIEPVLTLYHWDIPQALQDKYNGWESRKAIDDFDHYARILFDRFKDKVKYWVSFNEQNVFTALGYRWQAHPPNVSDVKRMFEANHIINLANAKAIQSFRELVPNGQIGPSFGYGPMYSFDCAPDNVLAALNGEEFQNHWWLDVYVHGKYPKVTFKQLDRLGIAPTIEASDEVLLQAARPDFLGVNYYHGGTVRANEIECPIQENEQELEKDFQATDPYLMKPKDEQAQTPETSMFTSVSNPHLETTKWGWEIDPVGIRIALRRLQNRYDLPMMVTENGLGAYDELKADKTIDDDYRIQYLKDHVVELQKAITDGVELIGYCAWSFTDLLSWLNGYQKRYGFVYIDRDEKDEQELERIPKKSYYWYKEVIETNGSDLK; via the coding sequence ATGTATCATGGACAATTAGATCCGTTTCCGAGAAATTTTCTTTGGGGAGCAGCGTCTGCTGCTTATCAAATTGAAGGAGGGTGGGATGCCGAAGGAAAAGGCCCATCCATTTGGGATCAGTTCACCAAAATTCCCGGCAAAACATTCGAAGGCACAAACGGAGATGTTGCTGTCGATCACTATCACCGTTACAAAGAAGACGTTGCGTTAATGGCCGAAATGGGCTTGAAAGCATATCGTTTTTCCGTAGCATGGAGTCGAATTCTTCCTGAAGGAGCGGGGGAAGTCAATGAAGCTGGCCTGCAATTCTATGAAAATTTAATCGATGAACTGCGAGCGCATCAGATTGAGCCGGTGCTGACATTGTATCATTGGGATATTCCACAGGCATTACAAGATAAATATAATGGCTGGGAATCTCGCAAAGCAATTGATGATTTTGACCATTACGCCAGAATATTATTTGATAGATTTAAAGATAAAGTAAAGTATTGGGTCAGCTTTAACGAACAGAACGTTTTTACTGCTTTAGGCTATCGCTGGCAGGCGCATCCGCCTAATGTGTCAGACGTGAAACGGATGTTTGAAGCAAATCATATTATTAATTTGGCGAACGCCAAGGCGATCCAAAGCTTCAGAGAACTCGTTCCAAATGGTCAAATCGGTCCTAGTTTTGGATATGGCCCGATGTACAGCTTTGATTGTGCACCAGACAATGTATTGGCAGCTCTTAATGGAGAAGAATTTCAAAACCATTGGTGGCTGGATGTCTATGTTCATGGCAAGTATCCCAAGGTGACATTTAAGCAACTGGATCGATTAGGGATTGCACCTACGATCGAAGCAAGTGATGAAGTATTATTGCAAGCAGCAAGACCAGATTTTCTTGGCGTTAATTATTATCATGGCGGGACTGTACGGGCAAATGAAATTGAATGTCCGATTCAGGAAAATGAGCAAGAGCTGGAGAAAGATTTTCAGGCGACCGATCCCTATTTAATGAAGCCGAAAGATGAACAAGCACAGACACCTGAGACTAGTATGTTTACCAGTGTTTCAAATCCACATTTAGAAACGACGAAATGGGGATGGGAGATAGATCCAGTTGGTATCCGGATTGCATTGAGAAGGCTGCAAAATAGATATGATCTGCCAATGATGGTAACAGAAAATGGTCTTGGGGCTTATGATGAGTTAAAAGCAGATAAGACAATCGATGACGATTACCGGATTCAATACTTGAAAGATCATGTTGTAGAATTGCAGAAAGCCATTACTGATGGAGTAGAGCTGATCGGTTACTGTGCCTGGTCATTCACGGATTTATTAAGCTGGTTAAACGGCTATCAGAAGAGATACGGTTTTGTCTATATTGACCGAGACGAAAAAGATGAGCAAGAGCTGGAGCGAATCCCGAAAAAAAGCTATTATTGGTATAAGGAAGTTATTGAAACAAATGGCAGCGACTTAAAATAG
- a CDS encoding cache domain-containing sensor histidine kinase has translation MFFKRKWMELFDYLKVKHKLLGIYLIVTAIPILLVGAYLNYSTRDIVLNNSLNEAKANVDKLELRLQTIFNRVTDIADMVYINQNLKELLEHDYESTLDMYNAYNQYPIFDDFLKYYDEVETIQFFMNKDMITDSHMIYADGNVKNQAWYKEAMAKEGRLSWVYMENYWTRKEMLALTRSVYGQSHNLLGVLVIYVSPDMLKSVVEGEPYQALITLDRDTIIYNTTSKQIGEEATYFQEEQRPFGNYVIDTEFRGEHVKVNVHHFQPEKSLDNTFQVSTVIPVDDVMKEPNTVFAKGFFVIVGALTISLGLIGIFIRSFHNRIQQLRKTMYQVAKGNFQISDKVRGHDEISDVYRDLMTTSKSVQKIIDEVYIHKIKEETWRRKQKEMDFKMLASQINPHFLYNTLEMIRMKAVLNKDPEVAKLVKMLSKMMRSALERTDRPIPITEEIALIHNYLDIQKMRFGDKFYYQFDIEESVKNYYIFPLLIQPIVENAIIHGLEPKEESGFIRLTIEEEDNYLQIEVKDNGVGITRDTLLAIRERLDDQEYHSDGNSIGLHNVHQRLQLYYGERFGVEMDSIVGLGTTMTLKIPKIKQGQA, from the coding sequence GTGTTTTTTAAGCGAAAATGGATGGAATTATTTGATTATTTAAAAGTAAAGCATAAATTGCTTGGTATTTACTTGATTGTCACAGCCATTCCTATACTATTAGTAGGGGCTTATCTAAATTACAGCACACGTGATATTGTATTAAATAATTCATTAAATGAAGCAAAAGCGAATGTCGATAAATTGGAATTGCGTTTGCAAACGATATTTAACAGGGTTACAGATATTGCCGATATGGTTTATATCAATCAAAATTTGAAAGAACTCTTAGAACACGATTATGAGTCGACATTGGATATGTATAATGCTTATAATCAATATCCAATATTTGATGATTTTCTGAAATATTATGATGAAGTAGAGACCATCCAGTTTTTCATGAATAAAGACATGATTACTGATTCGCATATGATCTATGCAGATGGCAATGTAAAAAATCAGGCCTGGTATAAAGAAGCAATGGCGAAAGAGGGTCGCTTATCATGGGTGTATATGGAAAATTATTGGACGCGAAAGGAAATGTTGGCGCTAACAAGATCCGTTTATGGTCAAAGTCATAATCTGCTTGGTGTGTTAGTGATTTATGTTTCTCCAGATATGCTAAAATCTGTTGTAGAAGGAGAACCCTATCAAGCATTAATTACGCTGGACCGTGATACGATTATATACAACACGACAAGTAAACAGATCGGAGAAGAGGCGACATATTTCCAAGAGGAGCAACGACCGTTTGGGAATTATGTCATAGATACTGAATTCCGAGGAGAACATGTTAAGGTCAATGTCCATCATTTTCAACCAGAAAAATCTTTAGATAATACATTTCAAGTCTCGACGGTTATACCAGTAGATGATGTAATGAAGGAGCCTAATACCGTTTTTGCCAAAGGTTTCTTCGTTATTGTAGGAGCACTGACGATCTCTTTAGGGTTAATCGGGATTTTTATTAGAAGTTTTCACAACCGTATTCAACAACTAAGAAAAACAATGTATCAAGTAGCGAAAGGAAATTTTCAAATCAGTGACAAAGTTCGTGGTCATGATGAAATAAGTGACGTGTATCGAGACTTAATGACGACTTCTAAAAGTGTACAAAAAATTATTGATGAAGTATATATCCATAAAATAAAGGAAGAAACTTGGCGACGAAAACAAAAGGAAATGGACTTTAAAATGCTGGCAAGTCAGATCAATCCACATTTCCTTTACAATACGTTAGAAATGATCAGAATGAAAGCGGTACTAAATAAAGATCCTGAGGTAGCCAAACTGGTAAAGATGTTAAGCAAAATGATGCGATCAGCATTGGAGCGAACAGACCGGCCAATCCCAATTACCGAAGAAATAGCTCTGATTCATAATTACTTAGACATTCAGAAAATGAGATTTGGCGATAAATTTTATTATCAATTCGATATAGAGGAGTCAGTGAAGAATTATTATATTTTTCCGTTACTCATACAGCCTATTGTTGAAAATGCAATTATTCATGGGCTTGAACCGAAAGAAGAGAGTGGCTTTATTCGGCTAACCATTGAAGAAGAGGATAATTACCTTCAAATTGAAGTAAAGGATAATGGCGTCGGCATTACGAGAGATACTTTATTAGCTATAAGAGAGCGACTTGATGATCAAGAATATCATTCTGATGGGAATAGCATCGGCTTACACAATGTCCATCAGCGACTGCAGCTATATTATGGGGAACGGTTCGGTGTGGAGATGGACAGTATTGTTGGTCTGGGCACAACAATGACCCTCAAGATTCCTAAAATCAAACAAGGTCAAGCATAA
- a CDS encoding DUF624 domain-containing protein, protein MTGLTDRPLYKSVLYVYYFMVTNFHFMLANGLFILAFIFFQLQIENILLFYIALLPAGPALAALHATMGKFVREKDINPTKDFWLYYRKNVVIASKFWLFIWTLITIFIVDIHYANIYVSVLAPVFLILLIACLFIMLYAFPVLTKFEVKLKNLLLVSIYSFFRYFKTTLLHVSTLISLAIIYYFVSGLAIWFIMSIVVYFIMHNMQKPFVSMQEELGKE, encoded by the coding sequence ATGACAGGATTAACAGACAGACCCTTATATAAAAGTGTACTCTACGTTTATTATTTTATGGTGACTAATTTCCATTTTATGCTGGCGAATGGCTTGTTTATACTTGCGTTTATTTTCTTTCAGCTCCAAATAGAAAATATCTTACTGTTTTATATTGCATTATTGCCAGCGGGTCCGGCCTTGGCAGCATTACATGCCACTATGGGCAAATTTGTCCGTGAGAAGGATATTAATCCGACGAAAGACTTTTGGCTGTACTATCGAAAAAACGTCGTAATTGCGAGCAAATTTTGGCTGTTTATCTGGACATTGATTACAATTTTTATTGTCGATATTCATTATGCCAATATATATGTATCGGTGCTTGCACCAGTTTTCTTGATTTTATTGATTGCCTGTTTATTCATCATGCTATATGCATTTCCAGTACTAACGAAATTTGAAGTCAAGTTGAAAAATTTATTGCTAGTATCGATCTATTCATTTTTTCGATATTTCAAAACAACTCTGCTTCATGTTTCTACACTTATCTCGCTGGCTATTATTTACTATTTCGTTTCAGGTCTCGCGATCTGGTTCATTATGAGTATTGTCGTTTATTTTATTATGCACAACATGCAGAAGCCATTTGTTTCGATGCAAGAAGAACTTGGCAAGGAATGA